In one Janibacter cremeus genomic region, the following are encoded:
- a CDS encoding cell division protein CrgA, producing the protein MAKSADDAKDTPATKASATGKAKASRLSRSGDPSKRAKADAAVEEAEAKQRHKAKAQRVGNPPWFVPVMLALMVIGGLWVVTFYITKQQYPVPSWGMWNLGVGFGLILAGFAMTTRWK; encoded by the coding sequence GTGGCGAAGTCCGCCGATGACGCGAAGGACACCCCGGCGACCAAGGCCTCGGCCACCGGGAAGGCGAAGGCCAGCCGGCTCTCGCGCTCCGGCGACCCGAGCAAGCGGGCCAAGGCCGACGCCGCGGTCGAGGAGGCAGAGGCCAAGCAGCGGCACAAGGCGAAGGCACAGCGCGTCGGCAACCCACCGTGGTTCGTGCCCGTGATGCTCGCCCTGATGGTCATCGGTGGGCTGTGGGTCGTGACCTTCTACATCACCAAGCAGCAGTACCCCGTCCCCAGCTGGGGGATGTGGAACCTCGGCGTCGGCTTCGGCCTGATCCTCGCCGGGTTCGCCATGACGACCAGGTGGAAGTAG
- a CDS encoding MmcQ/YjbR family DNA-binding protein, translating to MAAADTIRDHALPLPGAWPDEPWEGDLVAKVGPAAKGRIFAFLGARSVGVKAGATREEADEWLARYPHDAAVMAYIGRSGWNTLTIGGAIPLDELLEAVEDSYETVVAKLPRKHRPVA from the coding sequence GTGGCCGCCGCCGACACCATCCGTGACCACGCCCTCCCCCTCCCGGGAGCGTGGCCGGACGAGCCGTGGGAGGGCGACCTCGTCGCGAAGGTCGGGCCCGCGGCGAAGGGCAGGATCTTCGCCTTCCTCGGCGCCCGGTCCGTCGGTGTCAAGGCCGGCGCCACCCGGGAGGAGGCCGACGAGTGGCTCGCCCGCTACCCGCACGATGCCGCGGTCATGGCCTACATCGGCCGCAGCGGCTGGAACACCCTGACCATCGGCGGGGCCATCCCGCTCGACGAGCTGCTCGAGGCGGTCGAGGACTCCTACGAGACGGTCGTGGCCAAGCTGCCCAGGAAGCACCGTCCCGTGGCCTGA
- a CDS encoding aminodeoxychorismate/anthranilate synthase component II yields MSQILVVDNYDSFVFTIVGYLQQLGAGTTVVRNDAISPGDAADFDGVLVSPGPGTPEDAGVSMAMIESCAERAQPMLGVCLGHQALGVVLGASVGRAPELLHGKTSRVLHDEDGVLAGLPSPFTATRYHSLTIDPATVPDDLVPNGHTESGVIMAARHRSLPLHGVQFHPESVLTEGGHRVLANWLGITGDSGAVARSDGMSPLVRDVEGVARVVAQG; encoded by the coding sequence GTGAGCCAGATCCTCGTCGTCGACAACTACGACAGCTTCGTCTTCACCATCGTCGGGTACCTGCAGCAGCTGGGTGCCGGGACGACGGTGGTACGCAACGACGCCATCTCCCCCGGGGACGCGGCCGACTTCGACGGGGTCCTCGTCTCGCCGGGGCCCGGTACACCGGAGGACGCCGGTGTCTCCATGGCCATGATCGAGTCGTGCGCGGAGCGCGCCCAGCCGATGCTGGGCGTGTGCCTGGGGCACCAGGCCCTCGGGGTCGTGCTCGGGGCGAGCGTGGGACGGGCACCCGAGCTCCTCCACGGCAAGACCAGCCGCGTCCTCCACGACGAGGACGGTGTGCTCGCCGGGCTGCCCTCCCCCTTCACCGCGACGCGCTACCACTCGCTGACGATCGACCCGGCGACGGTCCCGGACGATCTCGTCCCCAACGGCCACACCGAGTCCGGCGTCATCATGGCCGCCCGGCACCGGAGCCTGCCGCTGCACGGGGTCCAGTTCCACCCCGAGTCGGTCCTAACGGAGGGCGGCCACCGCGTCCTCGCCAACTGGCTGGGGATCACCGGCGACTCCGGGGCGGTCGCGCGCAGCGACGGCATGTCACCCCTCGTGCGGGACGTCGAGGGCGTCGCCCGGGTCGTCGCGCAGGGCTGA
- a CDS encoding DUF3566 domain-containing protein, whose protein sequence is MTSPGDTTTMRTSSDPNRPQGGGPAARPAPRAGRRVRLMVSRVDPFSVMKVGFLVSVAMGIAFVVMTAVLWMLMGAMGVFDTVNELAGQILGEGSGTEFDIMDFVGFGRVLSLSIIVAVIDVVLMTAIVTLGAFLYNIVASLVGGIHMTLTDD, encoded by the coding sequence GTGACTTCGCCAGGAGACACCACGACGATGCGGACGTCGTCCGACCCGAACCGTCCCCAGGGCGGCGGTCCCGCTGCCCGACCCGCGCCCCGGGCCGGTCGCCGCGTCCGGCTCATGGTCTCGCGGGTGGACCCCTTCTCGGTCATGAAGGTCGGCTTCCTGGTCTCCGTGGCCATGGGCATCGCCTTCGTGGTGATGACGGCGGTCCTGTGGATGCTCATGGGTGCCATGGGCGTCTTCGACACCGTCAACGAGCTCGCCGGGCAGATCCTCGGCGAGGGCTCGGGCACGGAGTTCGACATCATGGACTTCGTCGGCTTCGGCCGGGTCCTGTCGCTGTCGATCATCGTCGCCGTCATCGACGTCGTGCTCATGACGGCGATCGTGACGCTCGGGGCCTTCCTCTACAACATCGTGGCGAGCCTCGTCGGCGGCATCCACATGACCCTGACGGACGACTGA
- a CDS encoding DUF881 domain-containing protein, with protein MAEDETSAGQESSPTLDVGPPTDRPRAGRLRAWLTHRPTGWSALVPVIALGAGLLFATSSATARGTDLRAESADLPGLIQEGTRENERAAQRVEVLREDIERLTSEAAPGSKRLREVEQRTTAVADEAGLVPATGEAVTVTLDDAHLDADEIPPGFTVNDVIVHQQDVQGVVNALWRGGAEAMQIMDQRVISTSAVRCVGNTLILQGRVYSPPFRITAVGDPDELQEALDEDPAVAVYRQYVAAVGLGYEVTVDEQRELPAFSGQTGLEYARAVPDER; from the coding sequence GTGGCCGAGGACGAGACCTCTGCCGGGCAGGAGTCGAGCCCGACCCTGGACGTGGGGCCCCCGACGGATCGTCCCCGGGCGGGACGCCTCCGCGCGTGGCTGACCCACCGTCCCACCGGGTGGTCCGCGCTCGTGCCCGTCATCGCGCTGGGTGCCGGGCTGCTCTTCGCGACCTCCAGCGCCACCGCCCGCGGCACCGACCTGCGGGCGGAGAGCGCCGATCTGCCGGGACTCATCCAGGAGGGCACCCGCGAGAACGAACGGGCCGCGCAGCGGGTCGAGGTCCTGCGTGAGGACATCGAGCGTCTGACGAGCGAGGCGGCTCCCGGGAGCAAGCGGCTGCGCGAGGTCGAGCAGAGGACCACCGCCGTGGCCGACGAGGCGGGTCTGGTGCCGGCCACCGGCGAGGCGGTGACCGTCACCCTCGACGACGCCCACCTCGACGCCGACGAGATCCCTCCCGGCTTCACCGTCAACGACGTGATCGTCCACCAGCAGGACGTCCAGGGCGTCGTCAACGCGCTGTGGCGCGGTGGCGCCGAGGCGATGCAGATCATGGACCAGCGGGTGATCTCCACCAGTGCGGTGCGCTGTGTCGGCAACACCCTGATCCTCCAGGGCCGTGTCTACTCCCCACCCTTCAGGATCACCGCCGTCGGTGACCCGGACGAGCTGCAGGAGGCACTCGACGAGGACCCCGCCGTCGCCGTCTACCGGCAGTACGTCGCCGCCGTCGGTCTCGGCTACGAGGTGACGGTCGACGAGCAGCGCGAGCTGCCCGCCTTCTCGGGCCAGACCGGTCTGGAGTACGCCCGGGCCGTGCCCGACGAGCGGTGA
- a CDS encoding peptidylprolyl isomerase — translation MKAILHTNHGDISIELFPNQAPKTVDNFAGLATGEKEYTDDAGRSNPTKFYDGLGFHRVIPGFMIQGGCPLGQGVGGPGYAFDDEIHPDLTFSKPYLLAMANAGKRMGKGTNGSQFFVTVGETPWLNGKHTIFGEVSDAPSREVVDSIAAVPTGAMDKPAEPVTIDSVEIIRD, via the coding sequence ATGAAGGCGATTCTGCACACGAACCACGGCGACATCTCCATCGAGCTGTTCCCCAACCAGGCCCCCAAGACGGTCGACAACTTCGCCGGTCTCGCCACCGGTGAGAAGGAGTACACCGACGACGCGGGCCGCTCCAACCCCACGAAGTTCTACGACGGTCTCGGCTTCCACCGGGTCATCCCCGGCTTCATGATCCAGGGCGGGTGCCCGCTGGGACAGGGCGTCGGCGGTCCCGGCTATGCCTTCGACGACGAGATCCACCCCGACCTGACCTTCTCCAAGCCGTACCTGCTCGCCATGGCCAACGCCGGCAAGCGGATGGGCAAGGGCACCAACGGGTCGCAGTTCTTCGTCACCGTCGGTGAGACCCCGTGGCTGAACGGCAAGCACACGATCTTCGGCGAGGTCTCCGACGCCCCGAGCCGCGAGGTGGTCGACTCGATCGCCGCCGTCCCGACCGGTGCGATGGACAAGCCGGCCGAGCCGGTCACCATCGACTCCGTCGAGATCATCCGGGACTGA
- the gyrA gene encoding DNA gyrase subunit A, translating into MTDIPTTDEQHDRTEPIDLNAEMQRSYIEYAMSVIVSRALPDVRDGLKPVHRRIVYAMYDGGYRPDRGYNKCSRVVGDVMGQYHPHGDTAIYDAMVRLVQPWSMRYPLIDGQGNFGSAGNDGAAAPRYTECKMAPLSLELVRDIDQETVDFVPNYDGKTMQPDVLPARFPNLLANGSAGIAVGMATQIPPHNLREVAEAAHWMLDHHESTREEALEAITGIIKGPDFPSGALIMGTRGIDDAYRTGRGSIIMRAVVEVEEIQGRTCLVVTELPYQVNPDTLAQKIAEMTKEGRLSGIADIRDETSGRTGQRLVIVLKRDAVAKVVLNNLYKHTQLQTTFGANMLALVDGVPRTLPVSAFIRHWVEHQIDVIVRRTEYRLRKDEAAIHILRGYLKALDMLDEVIALIRRSPTVEEAREGLIQLLDIDEVQARAILDLQLRRLAALERQKIIDEHDEIEARIIDYKDILAKPERQRQIVRDELTEIVDRYGDDRRSRILPYDGDVAMEDLIPEEDVVVTITRGGYAKRTRVDEYRAQKRGGKGVRGATLRGEDVVRNFFTTTSHHWLLFFTNMGRVYRIKAYELPEAAREGKGQHVANLLAFQPEEQIAAVYAIKDYEVAPYLVLATKNGLVKKTRLSEYDSPRTGGLIAIKLREGDELIGAGLVHAEDDLLLVSRHAQSVRFHATDDVLRPMGRSTSGVTGMKFRDGDSLLALNVIPDGSDPDVFVVFENGVAKRTAASQWTAKGRAGLGVLAANSGKGGQLVGALVVDELDEVMVVMEKGNIVRSAVTEINRTSRNTQGVNFAKPRKGDAIVAVARNVDRGEDAEIEDGEVASDPDVKSVESDSAETGQQGDAPGGDDE; encoded by the coding sequence ATGACCGACATCCCCACCACCGACGAGCAGCACGACCGCACCGAACCGATCGACCTCAACGCGGAGATGCAGCGCAGCTACATCGAGTACGCGATGAGCGTCATCGTCTCCCGGGCGCTGCCGGACGTGCGCGACGGCCTCAAGCCCGTGCACCGGCGCATCGTCTACGCCATGTACGACGGTGGCTACCGCCCCGACCGCGGTTACAACAAGTGCTCGCGCGTCGTCGGTGACGTCATGGGCCAGTACCACCCGCACGGCGACACCGCGATCTACGACGCGATGGTCCGCCTCGTGCAGCCGTGGTCGATGCGCTACCCGCTCATCGACGGGCAGGGCAACTTCGGCTCCGCCGGCAACGACGGTGCCGCCGCCCCCCGGTACACCGAGTGCAAGATGGCGCCGCTGTCGCTGGAGCTGGTGCGCGACATCGACCAGGAGACGGTCGACTTCGTCCCCAACTACGACGGCAAGACGATGCAGCCGGACGTGCTGCCGGCCCGCTTCCCCAACCTGCTGGCCAACGGCTCCGCCGGCATCGCCGTCGGCATGGCCACCCAGATCCCGCCGCACAACCTGCGCGAGGTCGCCGAGGCCGCCCACTGGATGCTCGACCACCACGAGAGCACCCGTGAGGAGGCCCTCGAGGCGATCACGGGGATCATCAAGGGACCGGACTTCCCCAGCGGCGCACTGATCATGGGCACGCGCGGCATCGACGACGCCTACCGCACCGGCCGCGGCTCGATCATCATGCGCGCGGTCGTCGAGGTCGAGGAGATCCAGGGCCGCACCTGCCTCGTGGTCACCGAGCTGCCCTACCAGGTCAACCCGGACACGCTCGCGCAGAAGATCGCCGAGATGACCAAGGAGGGTCGCCTCTCCGGCATCGCCGACATCCGCGACGAGACCTCTGGTCGCACGGGCCAGCGCCTGGTGATCGTGCTCAAGCGCGACGCCGTGGCCAAGGTCGTGCTCAACAACCTCTACAAGCACACCCAGCTGCAGACCACGTTCGGTGCCAACATGCTGGCCCTGGTCGACGGGGTGCCGCGGACCCTGCCGGTCTCCGCCTTCATCCGGCACTGGGTCGAGCACCAGATCGACGTCATCGTCCGGCGCACCGAGTACCGGCTGCGCAAGGACGAGGCCGCGATCCACATCCTGCGCGGCTACCTCAAGGCCCTCGACATGCTCGACGAGGTCATCGCGCTGATCCGCCGCTCGCCGACGGTCGAGGAGGCCCGCGAGGGCCTGATCCAGCTCCTGGACATCGACGAGGTGCAGGCCCGGGCGATCCTCGACCTCCAGCTGCGGCGACTGGCCGCGCTGGAGCGGCAGAAGATCATCGACGAGCACGACGAGATCGAAGCCCGGATCATCGACTACAAGGACATCCTCGCCAAGCCCGAGCGGCAGCGCCAGATCGTGCGCGACGAGCTGACCGAGATCGTCGACCGCTACGGCGACGACCGGCGCAGCCGGATCCTGCCCTACGACGGCGACGTCGCCATGGAGGACCTCATCCCCGAGGAGGACGTGGTCGTCACGATCACCCGGGGCGGCTACGCCAAGCGCACGCGGGTGGACGAGTACCGGGCCCAGAAGCGCGGCGGGAAGGGGGTGCGCGGCGCCACCCTGCGGGGCGAGGACGTCGTGCGCAACTTCTTCACCACGACCTCCCACCACTGGCTGCTCTTCTTCACCAACATGGGCCGGGTCTACCGGATCAAGGCCTACGAGCTCCCCGAGGCGGCGCGTGAGGGCAAGGGCCAGCACGTGGCCAACCTGCTCGCCTTCCAGCCGGAGGAGCAGATCGCGGCCGTCTACGCGATCAAGGACTACGAGGTCGCGCCGTACCTCGTGCTCGCGACCAAGAACGGCCTGGTCAAGAAGACCCGGCTGAGCGAGTACGACTCGCCCCGCACCGGTGGGCTGATCGCGATCAAGCTGCGCGAGGGCGACGAGCTCATCGGCGCCGGCCTGGTCCACGCGGAGGACGACCTGCTGCTCGTCTCGCGCCACGCGCAGTCGGTGCGCTTCCACGCCACGGACGACGTGCTCCGGCCGATGGGCCGCTCGACGAGCGGCGTCACCGGCATGAAGTTCCGCGACGGCGACTCCTTGCTCGCCCTCAACGTCATCCCCGACGGTAGCGACCCCGATGTCTTCGTCGTCTTCGAGAACGGCGTCGCCAAGCGCACCGCGGCCTCCCAGTGGACGGCCAAGGGCCGTGCCGGTCTCGGCGTCCTCGCGGCCAACTCCGGGAAGGGCGGTCAGCTCGTCGGTGCCCTGGTCGTCGACGAGCTCGACGAGGTCATGGTCGTGATGGAGAAGGGCAACATCGTCCGGTCCGCCGTCACCGAGATCAACCGCACCAGCCGCAACACGCAGGGCGTGAACTTCGCCAAGCCTCGCAAGGGCGACGCGATCGTCGCGGTCGCCCGGAATGTCGATCGTGGCGAAGACGCGGAGATCGAGGACGGGGAGGTAGCGTCGGACCCTGACGTGAAGTCCGTCGAGAGCGACTCGGCGGAGACCGGCCAGCAGGGGGACGCCCCCGGAGGTGACGACGAGTGA
- a CDS encoding alpha/beta fold hydrolase, which yields MSTVETTTNPEVAESIDVNGIATNYHDVGEGDPVLLIHGSGPGVSAYANWRVVLPELSRTHRVIAPDVLGFGYTERPEGITYDMATWTEHLVGLMDALGIEKAAVVGNSFGGALALNVAAHHPERVTRLVLMGAVGVPFEITEGLDKVWGFEPSLENMVDLMDVFAYDRSLLTEDLARLRLEAATRPGVHEAYRSMFPAPRQNSVEAMTIPDQDIRAITQPTLIIHGRDDEVIPLSNSMRLHELIEQSQLHVFGQCGHWVQIEHTKDFTQLVESFLA from the coding sequence ATGAGCACTGTCGAGACCACCACCAACCCCGAGGTCGCCGAGTCGATCGATGTCAACGGCATCGCGACGAACTACCACGACGTGGGCGAGGGCGACCCCGTCCTGCTGATCCACGGCTCCGGCCCCGGCGTGAGCGCGTACGCCAACTGGCGCGTGGTCCTGCCCGAGCTGTCGCGCACCCACCGCGTCATCGCACCGGACGTCCTCGGCTTCGGCTACACCGAGCGCCCGGAGGGCATCACCTACGACATGGCGACGTGGACCGAGCACCTCGTCGGCCTCATGGACGCCCTGGGCATCGAGAAGGCCGCGGTCGTGGGCAACAGCTTCGGCGGGGCGCTCGCCCTCAACGTCGCGGCACACCACCCGGAGCGCGTGACCAGGCTCGTCCTCATGGGTGCGGTGGGCGTGCCCTTCGAGATCACCGAGGGCCTGGACAAGGTCTGGGGCTTCGAGCCCTCCCTGGAGAACATGGTCGACCTCATGGACGTCTTCGCCTACGACCGCTCGCTCCTGACCGAGGACCTGGCCCGGCTCCGGCTCGAGGCCGCCACCCGCCCGGGCGTGCACGAGGCCTACCGCTCGATGTTCCCGGCGCCGCGGCAGAACTCGGTCGAGGCGATGACGATCCCCGACCAGGACATCCGCGCCATCACGCAGCCGACGCTGATCATCCACGGCCGCGACGACGAGGTCATCCCGCTGAGCAACTCGATGCGCCTCCACGAGCTCATCGAGCAGTCCCAGCTGCACGTCTTCGGCCAGTGCGGTCACTGGGTGCAGATCGAGCACACCAAGGACTTCACCCAGCTCGTCGAGTCCTTCCTCGCCTGA
- a CDS encoding DLW-39 family protein: MKKVLALAAAAAAGAVYARRKVEQQRSEKDLHAATSRMRTPTATSGGAWAAATDRPT, translated from the coding sequence ATGAAGAAGGTTCTCGCCCTCGCCGCCGCTGCCGCAGCCGGGGCGGTGTACGCCCGGCGCAAGGTCGAGCAGCAGCGATCCGAGAAGGACCTGCACGCCGCGACCTCCCGGATGAGGACCCCCACCGCGACGAGCGGTGGGGCGTGGGCGGCCGCGACGGACCGCCCGACCTGA
- a CDS encoding rhomboid family intramembrane serine protease, whose translation MTQPPQGWGGATGPRDGAGGSDVPVCPRHPDQVSYIRCQRCRRPACPECQRSAAVGVQCVDCLREQAKGERRPVTVLGGRAGADKPYLTMTIIAICVLVWIGEQISPQVFQAVAFAPVLGAIEPWRFITSAFAHSPNQIMHIGFNMFALWIVGSYLEQMMGWARYLAIYLVTAVAGTVAWLLFQPVAWGVPGSNTPLVGASGAVFGLFAAVIVLNRHLGRDSSSMVAIVGINAVIGFIIPNVAWEAHLGGLVAGGIVALALTWARTRRSPVIAWAGILGVLAVVLALAVGKYALSPGAPMLLG comes from the coding sequence GTGACCCAGCCGCCCCAGGGCTGGGGAGGAGCCACCGGACCGCGCGACGGTGCCGGTGGCTCCGACGTTCCGGTCTGCCCCCGGCACCCGGACCAGGTCTCCTACATCCGCTGCCAGCGCTGCCGCCGACCGGCCTGCCCGGAGTGCCAGCGCAGCGCCGCGGTGGGTGTCCAGTGCGTGGACTGCCTCCGGGAGCAGGCGAAGGGGGAGCGCCGCCCGGTCACCGTCCTCGGCGGGCGCGCCGGGGCCGACAAGCCCTACCTGACCATGACGATCATCGCGATCTGCGTGCTCGTGTGGATCGGTGAGCAGATCTCCCCGCAGGTGTTCCAGGCGGTCGCCTTCGCGCCGGTGCTCGGCGCGATCGAGCCCTGGCGGTTCATCACCTCGGCCTTCGCCCACAGCCCGAACCAGATCATGCACATCGGCTTCAACATGTTCGCCCTGTGGATCGTCGGCAGCTACCTCGAGCAGATGATGGGCTGGGCGCGCTACCTGGCGATCTACCTCGTGACGGCCGTCGCCGGGACGGTGGCCTGGCTGCTCTTCCAGCCGGTCGCGTGGGGCGTGCCGGGCTCCAACACCCCGCTCGTGGGTGCCTCGGGGGCCGTCTTCGGGCTGTTCGCCGCGGTCATCGTGCTCAACCGCCACCTCGGCCGCGACAGCTCGAGCATGGTCGCCATCGTCGGCATCAACGCCGTCATCGGCTTCATCATCCCCAACGTCGCCTGGGAGGCCCACCTCGGTGGCCTCGTCGCCGGTGGCATCGTCGCCCTGGCGCTGACGTGGGCCCGCACCCGGCGCAGCCCGGTCATCGCCTGGGCCGGGATCCTCGGTGTCCTGGCCGTGGTGCTCGCCCTCGCGGTGGGCAAGTACGCCCTGTCCCCGGGAGCCCCCATGCTCCTCGGCTGA
- the gyrB gene encoding DNA topoisomerase (ATP-hydrolyzing) subunit B, producing the protein MADEQSPSEIQPTTPDPGGPEYDASAITVLEGLEAVRKRPGMYIGSTGERGLHHLVWEIVDNAVDEAMAGYADTIDVTLMEDGAIRVKDNGRGIPTDIHEAEGVSAVELVLTQLHAGGKFGGGGYKVSGGLHGVGSSVVNALSTRMDVAVRQKGHAHRMSFEHGVPTGPLRQEEETDASGTTITYWPNDEIFESVDHDFETIRARFQQMAFLNKGLTINLVDERIEEPTEEEQAEDLDRVDDDITEVVDSEEATAAPKKARKVSYRYDNGLVDYVNHLVGSKKSEPITNEVIAMENEDSERELSLEIAMQWTTAYSESVHTYANAINTHEGGTHEEGFRSALTKMVNDFARRQNMLKDKDDNLTGDDIREGLTAVISVKLGEPQFEGQTKTKLGNSEVKGFVQRAMTDEFGHWLETHPNEGKDIVRKAIQASAARMAARKAREATRRKGLLESGGLPGKLSDCQTKDPTVSEVFIVEGDSAGGSAKAGRNPENQAILPIRGKILNVEKARIDKILANQEVQALISAFGTGIGEDFDITKARYHKIVLMADADVDGMHIRTLLLTLLFRFMKPMIEAGYVYLAQPPLYRLKWSNHDHGFAFTDRERDAMIAEGQAKGWRLPKENSVQRYKGLGEMNYQELWETTMDPESRVLLQVTLDDAAAADEIFSVLMGEDVESRRSFIQKNARDVRFLDI; encoded by the coding sequence GTGGCAGACGAGCAGTCGCCGTCCGAGATCCAGCCGACGACACCCGACCCCGGTGGACCCGAGTACGACGCGAGTGCCATCACGGTGCTCGAGGGGCTGGAGGCCGTGCGCAAGCGGCCCGGCATGTACATCGGCTCCACCGGTGAGCGCGGTCTGCACCACCTCGTGTGGGAGATCGTCGACAACGCCGTGGACGAGGCGATGGCCGGCTACGCCGACACCATCGACGTCACCCTCATGGAGGACGGCGCGATCCGGGTCAAGGACAACGGCCGCGGTATCCCCACCGACATCCACGAGGCCGAGGGCGTCTCCGCGGTCGAGCTCGTCCTGACCCAGCTGCACGCGGGCGGCAAGTTCGGCGGCGGCGGGTACAAGGTCTCCGGTGGCCTGCACGGCGTCGGCTCATCCGTCGTCAATGCGCTGTCCACCCGCATGGACGTGGCCGTGCGGCAGAAGGGCCACGCCCACCGGATGTCCTTCGAGCACGGGGTGCCGACCGGCCCCCTTCGCCAGGAGGAGGAGACCGACGCCTCCGGCACGACGATCACCTACTGGCCCAACGACGAGATCTTCGAGTCCGTCGACCACGACTTCGAGACGATCCGCGCCCGCTTCCAGCAGATGGCCTTCCTCAACAAGGGTCTGACGATCAACCTCGTCGACGAGCGCATCGAGGAGCCCACGGAGGAGGAGCAGGCCGAGGACCTCGACCGCGTCGACGACGACATCACCGAGGTCGTCGACTCGGAGGAGGCCACGGCGGCGCCGAAGAAGGCCCGCAAGGTCTCCTACCGCTACGACAACGGCCTCGTCGACTACGTGAACCACCTCGTCGGCTCGAAGAAGTCCGAGCCGATCACCAACGAGGTGATCGCGATGGAGAACGAGGACAGCGAGCGTGAGCTCTCCCTCGAGATCGCCATGCAGTGGACGACCGCCTACAGCGAGTCGGTCCACACCTACGCCAACGCGATCAACACCCACGAGGGCGGCACCCACGAGGAGGGCTTCCGCTCCGCACTGACCAAGATGGTCAACGACTTCGCCCGTCGGCAGAACATGCTCAAGGACAAGGACGACAACCTCACCGGTGACGACATCCGCGAGGGACTGACCGCGGTCATCTCGGTCAAGCTCGGCGAGCCGCAGTTCGAGGGCCAGACCAAGACGAAGCTCGGCAACTCCGAGGTCAAGGGCTTCGTCCAGCGGGCGATGACCGACGAGTTCGGCCACTGGCTGGAGACCCACCCCAACGAGGGCAAGGACATCGTCCGCAAGGCGATCCAGGCCTCCGCCGCGCGGATGGCCGCGCGCAAGGCCCGCGAGGCGACCCGCCGCAAGGGTCTGCTCGAGTCCGGTGGCCTGCCCGGCAAGCTGTCCGACTGCCAGACCAAGGACCCGACGGTCTCCGAGGTCTTCATCGTCGAGGGTGACTCCGCCGGCGGCTCGGCCAAGGCCGGCCGCAACCCGGAGAACCAGGCGATCCTGCCGATCCGCGGCAAGATCCTCAACGTCGAGAAGGCCCGGATCGACAAGATCCTCGCCAACCAGGAGGTCCAGGCGCTGATCTCGGCCTTCGGGACGGGCATCGGCGAGGACTTCGACATCACCAAGGCGCGCTACCACAAGATCGTGCTCATGGCCGATGCCGACGTCGACGGCATGCACATCCGCACGCTGCTGCTGACGCTGCTCTTCCGCTTCATGAAGCCGATGATCGAGGCCGGCTACGTCTACCTCGCCCAGCCGCCGCTGTACCGCCTCAAGTGGTCCAACCACGACCACGGCTTCGCCTTCACCGACCGCGAGCGCGACGCGATGATCGCCGAGGGCCAGGCGAAGGGGTGGCGCCTGCCCAAGGAGAACTCCGTCCAGCGCTACAAGGGCCTCGGCGAGATGAACTACCAGGAGCTGTGGGAGACCACGATGGACCCCGAGTCCCGGGTGCTCCTGCAGGTCACCCTCGACGACGCGGCCGCGGCCGACGAGATCTTCTCCGTCCTCATGGGCGAGGACGTGGAGTCCCGGCGCAGCTTCATCCAGAAGAACGCCCGCGACGTGCGCTTCCTCGACATCTGA